In the Ornithinimicrobium pratense genome, CCCCGGTGTTGTCCGCACTCACGTCCAGCCAGACCCGACTGACCTCTGAGCTGGCCAGGGCTTGCTCCAGCAGCTGACGCAGCAGCAACCGGCCCAGCCCCTGGCCACGCCCTTCCGGCGCCACGACCATGCGCCGGATCTCCACGATGTCAGGCCGGAAGAGGCCGGCCAGGATGCCGAAGGCCACCACCCGGTCGAGCCGGTCGACGAGCACCCAGTGCTCCATGTCGGGGTCGGCCAGGGCCCGTTCGTGCCATTCCCGGCCGCCCTGACCGAGGAAGGGCTGGGTCTCTGGCTCCTGCTCGAAGGAGAGCACGTCCTTCAGATCACCGCGGCGGGTGCGTCGGAGGTGGCTGCCGACGACGAGGCCGGACCGGTCGCGGGCGAACGGGCGTGGGCTCTGGCGAGGCCCCGAGTCGGCCACCCGCGGGGAGCTGACCACGAGCAGGCGCAGCTCATCCTCACCCTCGTTGCGCACCTGGTGCCAGGTGCCCGCGGGGACCTCCACCCCGCTGCCCTCCTCGACCCTGACCTCCTGAGGACCCAGCGCGATGGTCGCCTCCCCGGCCAGGACGTAGAAGAACTCCCGGGAACGGGCGTGCTGGTGCGGGCGTCCCTGGGCCCCCGAAGGCACGGCCTCCTCGACCACACCCAGGTCGGTGCGGTCCACCAGGTGGTAGGCGTCGCAGACGTCGTCCCAGACGGCGTGCCGGGCCGTCCCGCGGCTGATCGGGTCCGGACTCATGGGCGCACGCTACCGGTCAGCCCACCGTGACGCTCGGGCTTCCGGCCGGCTGGCCGTCGACCGGCTCGCCCATCTCCTCGGCGATCCGCATGGCCTCCTCGATGAGGGTCTCGACGATCTGGCTCTCGGGGACGGTCTTGATCACCTCACCCTTGACGAAGATCTGCCCCTTGCCGTTGCCGGAGGCGACGCCGAGGTCGGCCTCGCGGGCCTCCCCCGGTCCGTTGACCACGCAACCCATGACGGCCACGCGCAGCGGGACCTCCAGGCCCTCAAGCCCGGCGGTGACCTCGTCAGCGAGGGTGTAGACATCGACCTGGGCCCGGCCACAGGAGGGGCAGGAGACGATCTCCAGCTTGCGGGGCTTGAGGTTGAGGCTCTGCAGGATCTGGTTGCCGACCTTGATCTCCTCCACGGGCGGGGCGGAGAGCGAGACGCGGATGGTGTCGCCGATGCCCTTGGCCAGCAGGGCACCGAAGGCGACCGAAGACTTGATCGTGCCCTGGAAGGCGGGCCCGGCCTCGGTCACGCCCAGGTGCAGCGGCCAGTCGCCGCGCTCGGCGAGCAGCTCGTAGGCCTTGACCATGACCACCGGGTCGTTGTGCTTGACCGAGATCTTGAAGTCGTGGAAGTCGTGCTCCTCGAAGAGGCTGGCCTCCCAGACGGCTGACTCGACCAGGGCCTCGGCGGTGGGCTTGCCGTACTTCGCCAGCAGCCGCTTGTCCAGCGACCCGGCGTTGACGCCGATGCGCAGGGAGACGCCGGCGTCCTTGGCCGCCTTGGCGATCTCCCCGACCTTGTCGTCGAACCTCTTGATGTTGCCCGGGTTGACCCGGACCGCGGCGCAGCCGGCGTCGATCGCGGCGAAGACGTACTTGGGCTGGAAGTGGATGTCGGCGATGACCGGGATCTGCGACTTCCTGGCGATGATCGGCAGGGCGTCGGCGTCGTCCTGGGTGGGGCAGGCGACCCGGACGATGTCGCACCCGGTGGCGGTCAGCTCGGCGATCTGCTGCAGCGTGGCGTTGATGTCGGTGGTCTGGGTCGTGGTCATCGACTGCACCGAGACCGGGGCGTCGCCGCCGACCTCGACCTTGCCGACGCGGATCTTGCGGCTCTGCCGCCTCGGCGCCAGCACCGGCGGCGGGGCGGACGGCATACCGAGCGAGATGGGGACACCAGCAGTCATGCCTGCCATTGTCGCACCCGGGTCTGGGTGCGACCTGCAGGAGCGGGTCTGCAGGGTAGTCGCGACGAGGGTCAGGTGAGGCGGATCGGCTTGACGATGTCGGCGTAGATGAGCAGGGCGCTCATCGCCAGCAGCCCGATAGCCACCGCGTACGCCACCGGAAGGGCCTTGGCAGTGTCGACCGGCCCGGGGTCGGGCCGGCCGAAAACCCGGGCCACGGTGCGCTTGAGGCCCTCCCACAGGGCGCCGGCGATGTGGCCGCCGTCCAGCGGCAGCAGCGGGATCAGGTTGAAGACGAACAGGGCCATGTTCAGCGAGGCGATGATCGAGACCAGCCACCACAGCTTGT is a window encoding:
- a CDS encoding GNAT family N-acetyltransferase, with the translated sequence MSPDPISRGTARHAVWDDVCDAYHLVDRTDLGVVEEAVPSGAQGRPHQHARSREFFYVLAGEATIALGPQEVRVEEGSGVEVPAGTWHQVRNEGEDELRLLVVSSPRVADSGPRQSPRPFARDRSGLVVGSHLRRTRRGDLKDVLSFEQEPETQPFLGQGGREWHERALADPDMEHWVLVDRLDRVVAFGILAGLFRPDIVEIRRMVVAPEGRGQGLGRLLLRQLLEQALASSEVSRVWLDVSADNTGARSLYRSMGFQERPTPAEVTLLEDGVYMEWSGQAPTLAR
- the ispG gene encoding flavodoxin-dependent (E)-4-hydroxy-3-methylbut-2-enyl-diphosphate synthase, yielding MTAGVPISLGMPSAPPPVLAPRRQSRKIRVGKVEVGGDAPVSVQSMTTTQTTDINATLQQIAELTATGCDIVRVACPTQDDADALPIIARKSQIPVIADIHFQPKYVFAAIDAGCAAVRVNPGNIKRFDDKVGEIAKAAKDAGVSLRIGVNAGSLDKRLLAKYGKPTAEALVESAVWEASLFEEHDFHDFKISVKHNDPVVMVKAYELLAERGDWPLHLGVTEAGPAFQGTIKSSVAFGALLAKGIGDTIRVSLSAPPVEEIKVGNQILQSLNLKPRKLEIVSCPSCGRAQVDVYTLADEVTAGLEGLEVPLRVAVMGCVVNGPGEAREADLGVASGNGKGQIFVKGEVIKTVPESQIVETLIEEAMRIAEEMGEPVDGQPAGSPSVTVG